Proteins from one Pontibacter korlensis genomic window:
- a CDS encoding JAB domain-containing protein: MEKAVNTSAFHRVAEVKLSYRNRVKPSERPQVTCSADSYMVLKESWDKSKLEFVEQFKVLLLNRANRVLGAYELSTGGVAGTVADPKLVFVAALKACASGVILCHNHPSGNLKPSVADLQLTKKIKQGGELLDIAVLDHIILTSEGYYSLADEGLL; this comes from the coding sequence ATGGAAAAGGCCGTCAACACATCCGCCTTCCACAGAGTAGCCGAAGTCAAGCTCTCCTACCGCAACCGCGTCAAGCCCAGCGAGCGCCCGCAGGTCACCTGTTCTGCCGACTCTTACATGGTGCTCAAGGAGAGCTGGGACAAGAGTAAGCTGGAGTTCGTCGAGCAGTTCAAGGTGCTCCTTCTCAACCGGGCCAACCGGGTGCTGGGCGCCTACGAGCTCTCCACCGGCGGGGTGGCCGGCACCGTCGCCGACCCCAAGCTCGTCTTCGTGGCCGCGCTCAAAGCCTGCGCCTCCGGCGTCATACTCTGCCACAACCACCCCTCGGGCAACCTCAAGCCCAGTGTAGCGGACCTGCAGCTCACCAAAAAGATCAAGCAAGGGGGCGAGCTATTGGACATCGCCGTGCTGGACCACATCATCCTCACCAGCGAGGGCTATTACTCACTAGCAGACGAGGGGCTCCTGTAG
- a CDS encoding helix-turn-helix domain-containing protein, whose translation MKVGRRTIIKRVDLDQLFEQSRPSVAKQKDSSEKQVPIEDCYTMTEAQKVFGISEKALYEVVLPNNIPKYKKGKHAYVPIAAIDRILNPSTGLSGDKA comes from the coding sequence GTGAAAGTAGGACGGCGAACTATTATCAAGCGCGTCGATCTTGATCAACTCTTCGAGCAAAGCCGACCTTCGGTCGCAAAGCAAAAAGATTCATCCGAAAAACAAGTCCCCATAGAGGACTGCTATACAATGACCGAAGCTCAGAAGGTTTTTGGCATCTCAGAGAAGGCCCTTTATGAGGTGGTTCTTCCCAACAACATTCCTAAGTACAAAAAAGGAAAACATGCTTATGTACCAATAGCAGCGATTGATCGCATACTTAATCCTTCAACGGGGTTATCAGGTGACAAAGCCTAA
- a CDS encoding PQQ-dependent sugar dehydrogenase codes for MEENEEKEARRGPLVSAAAGAVSVGVNMMKEKFSELSHDAASKKLKASANFPMIRLPEGYEIEKIAEGLTYPTSVTWDDQGNLYVAEAGGTFLDEEDASARILRVESNGRTTEVVNLDGKIYPAISGMTWYQGAFYITHRDKELFGAVSRVTPDGEVTKILGGIIDSQSDHQPNDVRVGKDGRMYVCVGIGGNSGYMDENMIPFVLKAPGGHPTPAKDIVLTGYNIELPDFRPGGKGTVLTGAFMPFGTATKPGQVVKGNNKCGGSILVFDPENAEATVRPYAWGFRNTIGIAWNKAGELFVAVNGYDNAAGRPINDYHDGSYRVKEGAWYGWPDFAANFEPVTDAKFKPSSGAIPPTYRGTEKVAQELHLLIDHEASGLEKPDKSLILALHEVNSSPSKPDVAPASWGEFADQLFIPEYGDFQWITNPMRDKFAGSRIARVETSGSGENTLHPFIQNEKVGPGSQQGKLGEGIERPYDVKFGPDGAMYIVDFGSHRTSLKRIADGHFPIEFDRETGMVWRVVKTK; via the coding sequence ATGGAAGAAAACGAAGAAAAAGAAGCCAGACGCGGACCATTGGTGTCAGCGGCTGCCGGCGCAGTTAGCGTTGGGGTAAACATGATGAAAGAAAAGTTCTCCGAGCTTAGCCATGATGCTGCCAGCAAAAAGCTAAAAGCTTCGGCTAACTTCCCCATGATCCGGCTTCCGGAAGGCTATGAAATTGAAAAGATAGCGGAAGGCCTTACCTACCCAACATCTGTTACTTGGGACGACCAAGGCAACTTATACGTGGCTGAAGCCGGGGGCACCTTTCTGGATGAGGAAGATGCCTCCGCAAGAATACTGCGTGTAGAAAGCAATGGCAGGACTACTGAAGTGGTGAATTTAGATGGTAAAATATATCCGGCCATTTCTGGCATGACCTGGTACCAAGGCGCTTTCTATATTACGCACCGGGATAAAGAACTTTTTGGAGCTGTATCCAGAGTAACACCGGACGGAGAAGTAACCAAGATACTTGGCGGAATAATAGACAGTCAGTCAGACCACCAGCCGAACGACGTGCGCGTGGGAAAAGACGGCAGAATGTATGTCTGCGTGGGTATCGGAGGTAACTCCGGGTATATGGACGAGAACATGATTCCGTTTGTGCTAAAGGCACCAGGTGGACATCCTACCCCTGCCAAAGACATTGTGTTAACTGGTTACAACATAGAGCTTCCTGATTTCCGCCCAGGCGGTAAGGGAACGGTATTAACCGGTGCTTTTATGCCATTTGGTACAGCCACTAAGCCTGGTCAGGTTGTAAAAGGCAATAACAAGTGCGGCGGTTCTATCCTGGTGTTCGACCCCGAAAACGCTGAAGCTACCGTAAGGCCTTATGCTTGGGGTTTTCGCAACACCATAGGTATAGCCTGGAATAAGGCAGGAGAACTATTTGTTGCCGTGAATGGCTACGACAATGCTGCTGGCAGGCCAATAAATGACTACCATGATGGCTCTTACAGGGTGAAAGAGGGTGCCTGGTATGGCTGGCCTGATTTCGCAGCCAATTTCGAACCTGTAACAGATGCTAAATTCAAGCCCAGCAGTGGAGCTATTCCTCCTACCTATAGGGGTACCGAAAAAGTGGCACAGGAGCTACACCTCTTAATCGACCATGAGGCAAGCGGGCTGGAGAAGCCGGACAAATCGCTTATCCTGGCGTTGCATGAAGTGAACTCCTCCCCTTCCAAGCCTGATGTAGCGCCTGCGTCATGGGGTGAGTTTGCTGACCAGCTTTTTATACCGGAGTACGGTGATTTTCAGTGGATCACGAACCCCATGCGGGATAAGTTTGCAGGAAGTCGTATTGCCAGAGTAGAAACAAGTGGCAGCGGCGAGAACACCCTGCATCCTTTCATCCAAAATGAAAAAGTGGGTCCAGGTTCCCAGCAGGGTAAACTTGGCGAGGGAATCGAGCGACCGTATGATGTGAAATTCGGACCGGACGGCGCGATGTACATCGTTGACTTCGGCTCGCACAGAACAAGCCTGAAGCGTATAGCCGACGGACATTTCCCAATTGAGTTTGACAGAGAAACAGGTATGGTGTGGAGAGTAGTCAAAACCAAGTAA
- a CDS encoding TonB-dependent receptor, with protein MATLAQTFSVTGKITSASAQQPVPRAEVLLTNTGSLYKADAKGNYTIPNLAPGTYTLTAYSVGWGAATEQVTISNSNVFLSFSLQPLEGKLSEVNVKGEREKTFGITRLNSVEGAAIYEGKKSEVVVLSDITASKATNNTRQVFAKVAGLNIWESDGAGLQLGIGGRGLSPNRTSNFNTRQNGYDISADALGYPESYYTPPTEVVDRIEIVRGAASLQYGTQFGGMVNFVMKEGPEDKPFELTSRQTLGSWGFLNTFNSIGGSEGKFRYYGFYQYKSGDGWRNNSEFDAHTVFSSVHYNANDKLEIGFNYTYMDYLAQQPGGLTDAEFDHNPQQSKRDRNWFNVNWNLMALTLDYRLSERTKLNIRNFGLLAERDALGYLEKINRPDPMEKRLLLKDQFNNFGNETRLIHRYDLGSSFSTLLVGARYYRGFTDQKQGDGSAGSNADFRFYSKSGAPNASSYDYLSRNVAMFAENIFNLTPKLSLTPGVRYEWINTNADGSYRDVMADQAGNTIKDEVIAEDRSNSRNVLLLGLGLSYKPTEQMEVYANFSQNYRAINFNDMRVINPNQFVDQNLKDESGYSADLGFRGNVSGTLNYDASVFYLAYKDRINFKNVEGTTNRIRTNVGDSRNVGLETFVEADLLKLYYGKDHKTSLSAFSNVTLVNTRYSSPQTDINGKEVELAPPVIAKLGLSFKHNNLKLAYQYAYTAEQYTDAPNSVLEPTAVVGVVPAYWVVDLSGSYTYKRFTLETGINNLTDNRYFTRRATGYPGPGIIPSDARNWYVTLQLKL; from the coding sequence ATGGCTACACTGGCACAAACCTTTTCCGTCACTGGTAAAATAACCAGTGCATCCGCACAGCAACCAGTGCCACGGGCAGAGGTGCTGCTGACCAATACCGGCTCTTTATATAAAGCCGATGCAAAAGGGAATTACACCATTCCCAACCTGGCTCCGGGCACCTACACTTTAACTGCCTATAGTGTGGGCTGGGGGGCAGCTACAGAGCAAGTAACGATCAGCAACAGCAACGTGTTCCTTTCCTTCTCGCTCCAACCGCTGGAGGGGAAACTGAGCGAAGTGAATGTAAAAGGGGAGCGGGAGAAAACCTTCGGTATCACCCGCCTGAACTCTGTGGAGGGTGCTGCCATTTACGAGGGTAAGAAAAGCGAAGTGGTGGTACTCAGCGACATCACGGCCAGCAAAGCCACAAACAACACGCGGCAGGTATTTGCGAAAGTAGCCGGGCTCAACATTTGGGAGAGCGATGGTGCCGGTTTACAGTTAGGCATTGGGGGACGTGGCCTTAGCCCTAACCGTACTTCAAACTTCAATACCCGCCAGAACGGCTACGATATATCTGCCGATGCCCTTGGTTATCCGGAGAGCTACTATACTCCGCCTACTGAGGTCGTGGATAGAATTGAGATAGTACGTGGCGCAGCGTCGCTGCAGTACGGAACCCAGTTTGGAGGCATGGTGAACTTTGTGATGAAGGAAGGGCCGGAAGATAAGCCTTTTGAGCTGACAAGCCGCCAGACACTTGGCTCCTGGGGCTTTCTGAACACCTTCAACAGCATCGGGGGTAGCGAGGGCAAGTTCCGTTACTATGGTTTCTACCAGTACAAAAGCGGCGATGGCTGGCGCAATAATTCAGAGTTCGATGCCCACACTGTGTTTAGCTCGGTACACTACAATGCGAATGATAAACTTGAGATAGGGTTTAACTACACGTACATGGATTACCTGGCGCAGCAGCCGGGCGGTTTAACAGATGCGGAGTTCGACCATAATCCGCAGCAGTCGAAGCGTGACCGCAACTGGTTTAACGTAAACTGGAACCTGATGGCCCTGACGCTGGATTACCGCCTGAGCGAGCGCACGAAGCTCAACATCCGCAACTTCGGCCTCCTGGCTGAGCGCGATGCCTTGGGTTACCTGGAGAAGATTAACCGACCGGACCCGATGGAGAAGCGTTTGCTGCTGAAAGACCAGTTCAATAACTTCGGTAACGAGACACGTCTCATCCATCGTTATGACCTGGGCAGCTCTTTCTCTACGCTGCTGGTAGGCGCCCGCTATTACCGTGGCTTTACAGATCAGAAGCAGGGCGATGGTTCTGCCGGTTCTAACGCTGATTTCCGTTTTTACTCCAAATCGGGTGCACCTAATGCGTCGAGCTATGACTACCTGAGCCGCAATGTGGCTATGTTTGCCGAGAATATTTTCAACCTTACGCCAAAGCTGAGCCTGACGCCGGGAGTGCGCTACGAGTGGATCAACACCAATGCTGATGGCAGCTACCGGGATGTGATGGCCGATCAGGCAGGTAACACCATCAAAGATGAGGTGATAGCCGAAGACCGCAGCAACTCCCGCAACGTGCTGTTGCTGGGTTTAGGCCTGAGCTACAAGCCTACTGAGCAGATGGAGGTGTATGCTAACTTCTCCCAGAACTACCGTGCCATCAACTTCAACGACATGCGCGTTATCAACCCAAACCAGTTCGTGGATCAGAACCTGAAGGATGAATCGGGCTACAGTGCTGATTTAGGTTTCAGGGGGAACGTAAGCGGTACATTGAACTACGATGCCAGTGTCTTTTACTTAGCGTATAAAGACCGCATCAACTTTAAGAATGTTGAAGGCACCACCAACCGCATACGCACCAATGTGGGGGACTCGCGCAATGTGGGGCTGGAGACCTTCGTGGAGGCAGACCTGCTGAAGCTTTACTATGGCAAAGACCACAAAACAAGCCTTTCTGCCTTTTCAAACGTGACGCTCGTAAACACGAGGTACAGTAGTCCGCAAACAGACATCAATGGCAAAGAAGTAGAGTTGGCGCCACCCGTTATAGCTAAGCTGGGCCTGTCGTTTAAGCACAATAACCTGAAGCTGGCGTACCAATACGCTTATACCGCTGAGCAATACACCGATGCGCCGAACTCAGTGCTAGAACCAACAGCTGTTGTGGGTGTGGTGCCTGCCTACTGGGTAGTGGACCTATCCGGCAGTTATACCTATAAGCGCTTCACCTTAGAAACAGGTATAAATAACCTAACTGATAACCGTTACTTCACGCGCCGTGCCACAGGTTATCCAGGCCCAGGCATTATCCCATCCGATGCGCGGAATTGGTACGTAACGCTGCAGCTTAAGCTTTGA
- a CDS encoding HTTM domain-containing protein, giving the protein MLQKLKPYLTAPVSAAPLAVFRVIFGGMMLASILRSMGKGWVTELYVKPKVYFTYYGFEWVQPLGEAGMYALFSVMAVAALGVMVGLFYRLSALLFFLSFSYVELIDKSNYLNHYYFVSIVALLLVLVPAHRHFSLDVLRRTQSWVSQVPCWVVLVFQLQLGLVYFYAGVAKLNSDWLLEAMPLRYWLPAHTHLPLIGQLLDEKWVAYVFCWFGAFYDLTIPFFLSWRKSRPLAYLTVIVFHVLTAVLFQIGMFPYIMMVSTLIFFSANFHERLLGRCRSLFRVCVPAAPVAARVEAQPLLLSLLVVHFVLQVLVPWRFVLYPGELFWTEQGYRFSWRVMLMEKTGTAFFYVFDPKSGHEVEINNRDYLTINQEKQMATQPDMILQYAHMLQQDFAARGVPGAQVRAEVYVSMNGRGSRLLINPNVNLAAEKESFLPKPWILPLEEAIPPLEAVGQR; this is encoded by the coding sequence ATGCTCCAGAAGCTGAAACCATACCTGACCGCACCTGTCTCCGCCGCACCGTTGGCAGTGTTCCGTGTGATATTCGGTGGTATGATGCTGGCCAGCATCCTGCGCTCTATGGGCAAAGGCTGGGTAACGGAGCTGTACGTAAAGCCGAAGGTTTACTTTACCTATTATGGTTTTGAGTGGGTGCAACCATTGGGCGAGGCAGGTATGTACGCGCTTTTTTCCGTGATGGCGGTAGCCGCATTAGGGGTGATGGTTGGTCTGTTTTACCGCCTGTCGGCGCTGCTGTTCTTCCTGAGCTTTTCGTACGTAGAGCTCATCGACAAAAGCAACTACCTCAACCACTACTACTTTGTAAGTATAGTGGCATTGCTTCTGGTGTTAGTGCCTGCGCACCGGCACTTTTCGCTGGATGTACTGCGCAGGACGCAAAGCTGGGTAAGCCAGGTGCCGTGCTGGGTAGTGCTTGTCTTTCAGTTGCAGCTGGGGCTGGTTTACTTTTACGCGGGTGTTGCCAAGCTAAATTCTGACTGGCTACTGGAGGCCATGCCGCTTCGTTACTGGCTACCTGCTCATACGCACCTACCACTCATCGGGCAGCTGCTCGACGAAAAATGGGTAGCTTACGTGTTTTGCTGGTTCGGCGCCTTCTACGACCTGACTATTCCGTTTTTCCTGAGCTGGCGCAAAAGCAGGCCTTTGGCCTACCTTACGGTGATCGTGTTCCATGTGCTCACAGCAGTGCTGTTTCAAATTGGCATGTTCCCCTACATCATGATGGTGAGCACCCTGATCTTCTTCTCAGCAAACTTTCATGAGCGTCTACTAGGCCGGTGCCGCAGTTTATTCCGCGTGTGTGTGCCTGCTGCACCTGTTGCAGCAAGGGTAGAGGCACAGCCGCTGCTCTTAAGCCTGCTGGTAGTACACTTTGTGCTGCAGGTGCTGGTACCGTGGCGTTTTGTGCTGTACCCTGGCGAGCTTTTCTGGACCGAGCAAGGCTACCGTTTCTCGTGGCGTGTGATGCTTATGGAGAAAACCGGGACCGCTTTCTTTTATGTGTTTGACCCAAAATCAGGACACGAAGTGGAGATCAACAACCGGGATTACTTGACCATTAACCAGGAGAAGCAGATGGCGACGCAGCCTGACATGATCCTGCAGTACGCCCACATGCTGCAGCAGGATTTTGCTGCCCGTGGTGTACCCGGTGCGCAGGTGCGTGCCGAAGTATATGTAAGTATGAATGGCCGTGGCAGCCGGCTCTTGATTAACCCCAACGTTAATTTGGCGGCCGAAAAAGAAAGCTTCCTACCAAAGCCCTGGATTCTACCTTTAGAAGAAGCAATTCCTCCGCTTGAGGCGGTAGGGCAGAGATAA
- a CDS encoding DUF4856 domain-containing protein — protein MAKIFDPTKIRTFTLAVAACMAFSSCSDEKEEDPSYNIPETYNFENVSYAGQTTRLGMLSELDAYIKTGNTGARLDAQKMRNMYANANAPFNDPKLNAATDKQLKNKTIATAQDEFEALFDKVAAASLSSGVSAVEGLPGLLTTADGSKSYLVDENGVEYAQVITKGLMGAVLYYQAVDGYLTEEKIGAAVDNTTVTPGEGTKMEHHWDEAFGYFGAPVDFPANTTGTKFWANYSNKVDAALGSNKALMDAFIEGRAAISAKDMESKDEAAATVRAEWERLVAAAAIHELNAARTNIAEQAKKSHYLSEAIGFAMGLQYKTGSKLSAAKYQEVMAAIGDNLYDTTAEDINTAINILSTAYEMDAIKGQL, from the coding sequence ATGGCCAAGATATTTGACCCTACAAAAATCCGAACCTTTACACTTGCAGTTGCAGCATGTATGGCTTTCTCTTCATGCTCTGACGAAAAAGAAGAAGATCCTTCTTATAATATTCCGGAAACTTACAATTTCGAGAATGTAAGCTACGCTGGCCAGACAACGCGCCTCGGGATGCTGAGCGAACTGGATGCCTATATCAAAACAGGTAACACCGGTGCAAGGCTGGATGCCCAGAAGATGAGAAACATGTATGCGAATGCTAACGCACCGTTCAACGACCCCAAGCTGAACGCAGCGACAGACAAGCAGCTGAAAAATAAAACTATCGCTACAGCGCAGGATGAATTCGAAGCTTTGTTCGATAAAGTAGCCGCAGCAAGTCTTTCTTCAGGTGTTTCTGCTGTGGAAGGCTTACCCGGCTTGTTGACTACTGCAGATGGTAGCAAAAGCTACCTGGTAGATGAGAACGGCGTAGAGTATGCGCAGGTGATTACAAAAGGCCTGATGGGTGCTGTACTTTATTACCAGGCAGTGGACGGATATCTGACCGAGGAAAAGATTGGCGCTGCTGTAGATAACACAACGGTAACGCCGGGCGAAGGTACTAAAATGGAGCACCATTGGGATGAGGCTTTCGGCTATTTTGGTGCGCCCGTTGATTTCCCTGCAAATACCACAGGTACTAAATTTTGGGCGAACTACAGCAATAAGGTAGATGCCGCACTAGGCAGCAACAAAGCCTTGATGGATGCCTTCATCGAAGGGCGCGCCGCCATTTCTGCAAAAGACATGGAGAGCAAAGACGAAGCAGCCGCCACCGTTCGCGCCGAGTGGGAGCGCCTTGTTGCAGCCGCTGCCATCCACGAGCTGAATGCCGCCAGAACAAACATCGCTGAGCAGGCAAAAAAGAGCCACTACCTGTCTGAGGCGATCGGTTTTGCGATGGGCTTGCAGTACAAAACAGGAAGCAAGTTATCTGCAGCCAAGTATCAGGAAGTGATGGCCGCAATTGGTGATAATCTGTACGACACAACTGCCGAAGACATCAACACAGCCATCAATATCCTGAGCACGGCTTATGAAATGGATGCCATCAAAGGTCAGCTATAA
- a CDS encoding helix-turn-helix domain-containing protein: METLTFEQLPQAICQLHEKISKLEQLLQERQNPQHVEEMFTVEQAAAFLNLTITTLHRKVSSRQIPSNKSGNRLYFYKSELEAWIKGGRKKTLAELQLEAQEYTRKKPKHKHF, from the coding sequence ATGGAAACACTTACTTTTGAGCAGCTCCCACAAGCTATCTGCCAGCTGCATGAGAAGATAAGCAAGCTTGAGCAGCTCTTGCAGGAAAGACAGAACCCTCAACATGTTGAAGAGATGTTCACTGTTGAACAGGCGGCTGCATTTCTAAACCTGACTATTACCACGTTGCACAGGAAGGTCAGTAGCAGACAGATACCTTCCAACAAGAGCGGAAATCGCCTTTACTTCTACAAATCTGAATTAGAGGCCTGGATCAAAGGAGGAAGGAAGAAGACTTTGGCAGAACTGCAGCTGGAGGCACAGGAGTACACGAGAAAGAAGCCAAAACATAAGCACTTTTAG
- a CDS encoding imelysin family protein: MKIFREYAAVALAGLAALSSCSSDNEGNDPRTDYDRQGMVTNYADNLIVPAYTAFKNKTEAMATAIDAFVATPTAATLAVARTAYQKAYLAWQEVSVYEFGPADEQLLRTNLNIYPTATAEIENNIASGTYDLQSSANLDAKGFPAVDYLLYGAGTEAAVVEQYTSGANAANRKKYLQVVSALISQRANAAHTGWTSGGYAATFKNSPGTAVGSAVGNLVNQLNYDIDVTKRAKVGIPSGRFTAGSALPEKVEAYYSQTSLELLKQAIRAEKATFLGLAANSANGPGLDDYLDHVDAKYNGGLLSDAIEAQFDAALTAANAVQGPLSEAVTSQPQAVTKVYNELQKLIVLTKTDMPAALGVTITYTDNDGD; encoded by the coding sequence ATGAAAATATTCAGAGAATATGCTGCTGTGGCACTGGCAGGCCTTGCCGCTTTGAGCAGTTGTAGCTCAGACAATGAGGGTAATGATCCGAGAACAGACTACGACCGCCAGGGCATGGTGACCAACTACGCCGATAATCTGATTGTGCCGGCTTACACGGCGTTCAAGAACAAAACAGAAGCCATGGCCACCGCCATAGATGCTTTTGTGGCCACCCCAACAGCTGCCACATTGGCGGTAGCCCGCACTGCTTACCAGAAAGCTTACTTAGCATGGCAGGAGGTGAGTGTGTATGAATTCGGACCAGCCGACGAGCAGCTGCTGCGCACAAACCTCAACATTTACCCAACAGCTACCGCCGAGATAGAAAATAACATCGCTTCCGGCACTTACGACCTGCAAAGCTCAGCTAATCTTGATGCCAAAGGCTTCCCGGCTGTAGACTACCTGCTGTACGGTGCCGGTACCGAGGCCGCAGTAGTGGAGCAGTACACTTCTGGCGCCAACGCCGCCAACCGTAAAAAGTACCTGCAAGTCGTGAGCGCCCTGATAAGCCAGCGAGCCAATGCAGCACACACTGGCTGGACGAGTGGCGGTTATGCAGCTACTTTCAAGAACTCTCCGGGTACGGCAGTGGGTAGCGCTGTGGGCAACCTTGTAAACCAGCTGAATTATGACATCGACGTGACCAAGCGTGCCAAGGTAGGTATACCTAGCGGCAGGTTTACTGCCGGCAGTGCCTTACCAGAGAAAGTAGAAGCTTACTATAGCCAAACTTCACTTGAGCTGCTGAAGCAGGCTATCCGTGCAGAGAAAGCTACATTCTTGGGGCTTGCGGCAAATAGCGCCAACGGTCCGGGACTGGATGATTACCTCGACCATGTGGATGCAAAGTACAACGGAGGCTTACTTTCTGATGCCATTGAGGCGCAGTTTGATGCTGCCTTGACCGCTGCCAATGCTGTGCAGGGACCGCTGTCAGAAGCTGTGACTAGCCAACCACAGGCCGTGACGAAAGTGTACAACGAGCTGCAGAAACTTATTGTGCTCACAAAAACCGATATGCCAGCCGCACTGGGAGTTACCATTACCTACACCGATAACGACGGAGATTAA
- a CDS encoding flavodoxin family protein yields MKKSPEASNTEALINKAVSLFKEHDVESKVIRVADYKVAFGVTSDEGHGDEWPEILAEIKGSDILIIGSPIWLGDKSSICKMIIERIDGSTSEQDEETGQYPLYNKIGGVLVTGNEDGAKKVSSEVLFSLNHSGCTIPPNSMAYWVGEAGPGPSYIDADGGKHLFTNKNLRFLVNNTVYFARLLKERPIPTNIHKLTEEAKKESSS; encoded by the coding sequence TTGAAGAAATCTCCAGAGGCATCCAATACAGAAGCATTGATAAATAAAGCTGTTTCGCTCTTCAAAGAGCACGATGTAGAAAGCAAGGTGATCAGGGTCGCTGATTATAAAGTCGCGTTTGGAGTTACCTCGGACGAAGGACACGGGGATGAATGGCCTGAGATCTTGGCAGAGATCAAAGGTTCTGATATTCTGATCATAGGCTCGCCTATATGGCTGGGTGATAAATCCTCAATCTGTAAAATGATAATAGAGCGGATAGATGGCAGTACCTCTGAGCAGGATGAGGAAACCGGGCAGTACCCTCTGTACAACAAGATAGGGGGTGTTCTGGTGACAGGAAATGAAGACGGAGCAAAAAAAGTTTCTTCAGAGGTGCTCTTCTCGCTTAACCACTCTGGATGCACCATTCCTCCGAATTCTATGGCATACTGGGTAGGTGAAGCAGGGCCAGGGCCAAGTTACATAGACGCAGATGGAGGTAAGCACTTGTTTACGAATAAGAACTTGAGGTTTTTAGTAAACAACACGGTTTACTTCGCGCGACTTCTTAAAGAGAGGCCTATCCCTACAAATATTCATAAGCTTACAGAGGAAGCGAAAAAAGAAAGCAGTAGTTGA
- a CDS encoding site-specific integrase: MTKVTLHRKPMSKARHTLYLDYYPPIPHPDTGKLTRREFLGLYVFDTPRSQLDKQHNREPLAEHIRASRQLDVQSMKYGLLSSARRNTSLLAYYKEQVAKRSGSNSGNWQSTLYYLQRFFPEGLRLTELTVAACNDYKNYLLLANSQRSMKTVNNSQSSKKAAKLISSNTAHSYFNKLKATLKQAYKEDLIATDLSAKISSIKPAETKREYLTMEELQALYKTECPLPVLKRAAIFSALTGLRFSDIKQLTWSQLQHSQAEGHYLHFRQQKTQGAEKLPVSRQVVQLLGERGDPAAVVFHGLAYSAYNNRILRSWVKAAGITKYITFHCFRHINATLQLAHGTDIYTVSKLLGHRKLKTTQIYAKVVDRSKREAADRIKIDLS; the protein is encoded by the coding sequence ATGACGAAAGTAACGCTACACCGCAAGCCAATGTCAAAGGCACGTCACACACTCTACCTGGATTATTATCCGCCCATTCCACATCCGGACACAGGCAAATTGACACGACGGGAGTTTCTAGGCCTGTATGTCTTTGATACCCCGAGGAGCCAACTTGACAAGCAGCACAACAGAGAGCCCTTAGCCGAACATATAAGGGCTAGTCGCCAGCTGGATGTGCAAAGCATGAAGTATGGTCTCCTTTCCTCTGCCAGACGAAACACGTCCCTCTTGGCTTACTATAAAGAGCAGGTTGCCAAGAGAAGCGGATCCAACAGCGGGAACTGGCAAAGCACGCTGTATTACCTCCAGAGGTTCTTTCCTGAGGGCCTAAGGCTTACAGAGCTCACAGTGGCTGCCTGTAACGATTACAAAAACTACCTGCTACTTGCCAACAGCCAACGTAGCATGAAAACAGTCAACAACAGCCAGTCTAGCAAGAAAGCAGCTAAGTTGATTTCTTCTAATACTGCCCACTCCTACTTTAACAAGCTAAAGGCTACCCTCAAACAGGCCTATAAAGAGGACCTCATAGCCACAGACCTGAGTGCTAAAATATCCTCCATCAAGCCTGCGGAAACCAAGCGTGAGTATCTGACCATGGAAGAGCTGCAGGCACTCTACAAAACGGAGTGCCCGTTGCCTGTCCTGAAACGGGCAGCTATTTTCTCAGCACTGACCGGCTTGCGTTTCTCAGACATAAAGCAGCTTACTTGGAGCCAACTACAGCACAGCCAGGCAGAAGGGCACTACCTCCACTTCCGCCAGCAAAAAACACAAGGAGCCGAAAAACTACCAGTCTCACGCCAGGTTGTCCAGCTGCTGGGTGAACGGGGAGATCCAGCGGCAGTGGTTTTTCATGGCTTGGCATACTCGGCCTATAATAACCGTATCCTGAGGTCCTGGGTGAAAGCAGCCGGTATCACCAAATACATCACCTTTCATTGCTTCAGGCACATTAATGCTACGCTGCAGCTGGCGCACGGCACCGACATCTATACGGTTTCAAAACTGCTGGGCCACCGCAAACTGAAAACCACCCAAATATATGCAAAAGTGGTAGACCGCTCAAAACGGGAAGCAGCGGACAGGATCAAGATAGACCTATCCTGA